From a region of the Streptomyces tirandamycinicus genome:
- a CDS encoding pyridoxamine 5'-phosphate oxidase family protein: MALSREEREQFLAEPHVAAIAIDSGEENRAPLSVPIWYQYEPGGDLWILTGRDSRKHRLIDAAGRFSLMVDRLEPTVRYVQVEGPVTSTEPGTEAALRELAGRYLPPDKVDGYVEFALKDHGETVVLRMRPQRWLSSDLGRV, translated from the coding sequence GTGGCCCTCAGTCGCGAAGAGCGTGAGCAGTTCCTGGCAGAGCCCCATGTGGCGGCGATCGCGATCGACTCCGGTGAGGAGAACCGTGCGCCGCTGAGCGTGCCGATCTGGTACCAGTACGAGCCCGGCGGGGACCTCTGGATCCTGACCGGGCGCGACTCGCGCAAGCACCGGCTGATCGACGCGGCGGGGCGGTTCTCGCTGATGGTCGACCGGCTGGAGCCCACGGTCCGCTACGTCCAGGTCGAGGGGCCCGTCACGTCGACGGAGCCCGGCACCGAAGCGGCGCTGCGGGAACTCGCCGGGCGCTACCTTCCGCCGGACAAGGTGGACGGCTACGTCGAGTTCGCCCTGAAGGACCACGGTGAGACGGTCGTGCTGCGGATGCGGCCGCAGCGGTGGCTGTCGTCCGACCTGGGCCGGGTGTGA
- a CDS encoding twin-arginine translocase TatA/TatE family subunit has product MFADVSPLKLIVLAALGFLLFGPEKLPGAVRNGLALLRAVREFSGSTQERIRSEWGPEFADFEFRDMDPRTLLRRHLQSGDPLGLDEIRTALDPRTDMAHAAAATREAAGGAAARPAAHDHPLGRDRPAGSLARDRPAGPPVRDRAAGAPASPPQPSPFDPEAT; this is encoded by the coding sequence ATGTTCGCCGATGTGAGTCCGCTGAAGCTGATCGTTCTGGCCGCCCTCGGCTTCCTCCTGTTCGGCCCCGAGAAGCTGCCGGGAGCCGTCCGGAACGGGCTGGCCCTCCTCCGCGCGGTACGGGAGTTCTCCGGCAGCACGCAGGAGCGGATCCGGTCCGAGTGGGGACCGGAGTTCGCGGACTTCGAGTTCCGGGACATGGACCCGAGGACGCTGCTGCGCCGGCACCTGCAGTCCGGCGACCCCCTCGGGCTCGACGAGATCCGTACCGCTCTCGACCCGAGGACGGACATGGCACATGCCGCAGCCGCGACACGCGAGGCGGCGGGCGGCGCCGCGGCCCGGCCTGCGGCACACGACCACCCGCTGGGGAGGGACCGCCCGGCGGGGTCCTTGGCGAGGGACCGCCCGGCCGGGCCCCCGGTGAGGGACCGGGCAGCCGGGGCGCCCGCGTCACCGCCACAGCCATCGCCGTTCGACCCCGAAGCCACCTGA
- a CDS encoding ETX/MTX2 family pore-forming toxin → MKRRARTLIYPLTASAVAMGLIVATPAQADTLGITSLSSVIKDQVGAFTRVDTDKVTNSSTSVTTVGDPEVSLGELWFVGTSTLKNNTDDSLTLTSESFTKTFDDTVSKTVTKGVDVANEVSADIDLGKAVKMGTTLTTTWTFSEENSTSQSQSVSYTAPSQDITVPAHSTATVTVRLQQATATGKVQLSTELGGKFDGWQCSGGACVSGYEPLYDTISQVQKSGTNWDGKSTPALPDGFSLNTTKKTLSFKGEGTYTATYGANFDVEVTTTPNAVSAPAKKSYSFTVPAA, encoded by the coding sequence ATGAAGCGCCGCGCACGCACCCTCATATACCCTCTGACGGCATCGGCGGTCGCCATGGGCCTCATAGTGGCGACACCCGCGCAGGCGGACACCCTCGGTATCACCAGCCTGTCAAGCGTGATCAAGGACCAGGTGGGCGCCTTCACACGCGTGGATACGGACAAGGTCACGAACAGCAGTACATCCGTGACCACGGTGGGTGATCCCGAAGTCAGCCTGGGTGAACTCTGGTTCGTGGGAACGTCGACCCTGAAGAACAACACCGACGACTCCCTCACCCTGACCAGCGAGAGCTTCACCAAGACCTTCGACGACACCGTGTCGAAGACCGTCACCAAGGGCGTGGACGTCGCCAACGAGGTCTCGGCCGACATTGACCTGGGCAAGGCGGTCAAGATGGGCACCACCCTGACCACGACCTGGACCTTCAGCGAGGAGAACAGCACCTCGCAGTCCCAGAGCGTCAGCTACACGGCCCCCTCGCAGGACATCACCGTCCCGGCCCACTCCACCGCCACGGTCACCGTCCGCCTCCAGCAGGCGACCGCCACGGGCAAGGTCCAACTGTCCACCGAACTCGGCGGCAAGTTCGACGGATGGCAGTGCAGCGGCGGCGCGTGCGTCTCCGGCTACGAGCCGCTGTACGACACGATCAGTCAGGTCCAGAAGAGCGGTACGAACTGGGACGGAAAGTCCACCCCCGCGCTCCCCGACGGCTTCAGCCTGAACACCACGAAGAAGACCCTCAGCTTCAAGGGCGAGGGCACCTACACCGCCACCTACGGGGCGAACTTCGACGTCGAGGTCACGACCACGCCCAACGCCGTGAGCGCCCCCGCCAAGAAGTCGTACTCCTTCACCGTCCCCGCCGCCTGA
- a CDS encoding thiolase C-terminal domain-containing protein has protein sequence MPLSQRHPRKVAVVGISLSDCGRVDGPTPYALHAQAARRALADSGLGRDVVDGVASAGLGTLAPAEVAEYLGLRPRWVDSTAVGGATWEVMAAHAADAITAGHANAVLLVYGSTARADIRAGRRTSDLSFGSRGPLQFEVPYGHTLIAKYAMAARRHMHEYGTTAEQLAEVAVQARANASRNPDAMFRDPITVDDVLSGPVIADPFTRLHCCVRSDGGCAVLLVAEEYVPDTAKAPVWVLGTGEHVSHTTMSEWDDFTVSPAAVSGRLAFERAGVGPGDIDIAEVYDAFTYMTLVTLEDLGFCPKGEGGAFVEKGRLRLDGALPVNTDGGGLSACHPGMRGLFLLVEAVRQLRGEAGGHQVRRPDGSVPELAVASGTGGWFCSSGTVVLGR, from the coding sequence ATGCCACTGAGTCAGCGCCACCCGCGCAAGGTCGCCGTCGTCGGCATATCCCTCTCGGACTGCGGTCGCGTCGACGGCCCCACTCCGTACGCCCTGCACGCCCAGGCGGCCCGCCGCGCGCTCGCCGATTCCGGTCTCGGCCGGGACGTGGTGGACGGCGTGGCGTCCGCCGGACTGGGCACCCTCGCCCCCGCCGAGGTCGCCGAGTACCTCGGGCTGCGGCCGCGCTGGGTGGACTCCACCGCCGTCGGCGGTGCCACCTGGGAGGTCATGGCCGCGCACGCCGCGGACGCCATCACGGCCGGGCACGCGAACGCGGTGCTCCTCGTCTACGGTTCGACGGCACGCGCCGACATCCGCGCGGGCCGCCGCACCTCCGACCTCTCCTTCGGCAGCCGCGGGCCGTTGCAGTTCGAGGTGCCGTACGGGCACACGCTGATCGCCAAGTACGCGATGGCCGCCCGGCGCCATATGCACGAGTACGGGACGACGGCGGAGCAGTTGGCCGAAGTCGCCGTGCAGGCGCGGGCGAACGCCTCCCGCAACCCGGACGCGATGTTCCGCGACCCGATCACCGTGGACGACGTGCTGTCCGGGCCGGTCATCGCCGACCCGTTCACCAGGCTGCACTGCTGCGTCCGCAGCGACGGCGGCTGCGCGGTGCTGCTCGTGGCGGAGGAGTACGTACCGGACACCGCCAAGGCGCCGGTGTGGGTCCTCGGCACCGGAGAGCACGTGTCCCACACGACGATGTCGGAGTGGGACGACTTCACGGTCTCCCCGGCCGCGGTGAGCGGGCGGCTGGCGTTCGAGCGGGCGGGTGTGGGGCCCGGGGACATCGACATCGCCGAGGTCTACGACGCCTTCACCTATATGACGCTGGTGACCCTGGAGGACCTGGGGTTCTGCCCGAAGGGAGAGGGCGGGGCGTTCGTGGAGAAGGGCCGGCTGCGCCTGGACGGGGCCCTGCCCGTGAACACCGACGGCGGCGGGCTCTCCGCCTGCCATCCGGGCATGCGGGGTCTGTTCCTGCTGGTCGAGGCGGTGCGCCAGCTGCGCGGCGAGGCGGGGGGACACCAGGTGCGGCGACCTGACGGCAGCGTCCCGGAACTGGCGGTGGCCTCGGGCACCGGCGGCTGGTTCTGCTCCTCGGGCACGGTGGTGCTGGGCCGTTGA
- a CDS encoding helix-turn-helix domain-containing protein — MGELVKLFRGLADLTQRDLAERLLMSESLVGAYERAERIPTTAFLVEADAALGAKGVLASCVAMMEEEKYSPKFLNWKRTEAEAASISAYETMLVPGLLQTPAYVRALYEVRVPMYEPEEIDRHVEARLERRDVLDRRPRPIVSYVIEESVLHRPIGGTAVLKEQLAHVLESVRTRNHLTVQVMPTERAVHAGLSGPLKLLSTREGRNLGYAEGQGGATLFSRPEEANRLIDRFGALRAQALTPWESVALIERMAARP, encoded by the coding sequence GTGGGCGAACTGGTCAAGCTGTTCCGGGGTCTGGCGGACCTGACGCAGCGGGACCTGGCGGAACGGCTGCTGATGTCGGAGTCGCTGGTGGGCGCGTACGAGCGGGCCGAGCGGATCCCGACGACGGCGTTCCTGGTGGAGGCGGACGCGGCACTCGGCGCGAAGGGGGTGCTGGCGTCGTGCGTGGCGATGATGGAGGAGGAGAAGTACTCGCCGAAGTTCCTCAACTGGAAGCGCACCGAGGCCGAAGCGGCCAGCATCAGCGCCTACGAGACCATGCTGGTCCCCGGGTTGCTCCAGACACCGGCCTATGTGCGGGCGCTGTACGAGGTGCGGGTGCCGATGTACGAGCCGGAGGAGATCGACCGGCATGTCGAGGCGCGGCTGGAACGGCGGGACGTGCTCGACCGCAGGCCGAGACCGATCGTCTCCTATGTCATCGAGGAGTCGGTGCTGCACCGGCCGATCGGCGGCACGGCGGTGCTCAAGGAGCAGTTGGCCCATGTGCTGGAGTCGGTGCGGACCAGGAACCATCTGACGGTGCAGGTGATGCCGACGGAGCGGGCGGTGCACGCCGGGCTCAGTGGGCCACTGAAACTACTGAGCACCCGGGAAGGGCGGAATCTGGGGTATGCCGAGGGTCAGGGCGGGGCTACCTTGTTCTCCAGGCCCGAGGAGGCGAACCGGCTGATCGACCGCTTCGGTGCCTTGCGGGCCCAGGCCCTCACCCCCTGGGAGTCCGTGGCACTGATCGAGAGGATGGCGGCGAGACCGTGA
- a CDS encoding DoxX family protein: MQTFWLTGAEWLAVLRIGLGLWWLESWRHKDRKGWFERGTGIAWAADVAAKHRWTAVRSGFDRVVAPRPRVMAYVVVYAELALGLGLVTGFLTPVALVGGLVLNLLYLVLMIHDWAEQGQNAMMALISLVALFAVSWQTWSLDSALGLFR, translated from the coding sequence ATGCAGACCTTCTGGCTCACCGGCGCCGAGTGGCTCGCCGTCCTCCGTATCGGACTCGGACTGTGGTGGCTGGAGAGCTGGCGCCACAAGGACAGGAAGGGCTGGTTCGAACGCGGCACCGGCATCGCCTGGGCCGCCGACGTCGCCGCGAAGCACCGCTGGACGGCGGTCAGGTCCGGCTTCGACCGGGTCGTGGCCCCGCGCCCCAGGGTGATGGCGTATGTCGTCGTCTACGCGGAACTCGCCCTCGGGCTGGGCCTGGTCACCGGATTCCTCACGCCGGTCGCGCTCGTCGGCGGCCTCGTCCTCAACCTGCTCTACCTGGTCCTGATGATCCACGACTGGGCCGAGCAGGGCCAGAACGCGATGATGGCCCTGATCTCGCTGGTCGCCCTGTTCGCCGTGTCCTGGCAGACCTGGTCCCTGGACAGCGCGCTGGGGCTCTTCCGGTGA
- a CDS encoding Zn-ribbon domain-containing OB-fold protein: MGVASGGTGATPGRAASPAGRTAATPDIDDFTRPWWDAAAEGRLLIRRCAACRRAHHYPREFCPHCWSEEVRWERASGRATLYTWSVVHRNDLPPFGARTPYAAAVVDLAEGPRMMTEIVECAEEDLRIGMELEVAFREEGGGVVVPVFRPVPEADRPARPPGA; this comes from the coding sequence ATGGGCGTCGCATCCGGCGGGACGGGCGCCACCCCCGGCCGGGCCGCGTCCCCCGCGGGCCGGACCGCCGCGACCCCCGACATCGACGACTTCACCCGCCCCTGGTGGGACGCCGCCGCCGAGGGCCGTCTGCTGATCCGCCGCTGCGCCGCGTGCCGACGGGCCCACCACTACCCGCGCGAGTTCTGCCCGCACTGCTGGAGCGAGGAGGTCCGCTGGGAGCGGGCGAGCGGCCGGGCGACCCTCTACACCTGGTCCGTCGTCCACCGCAACGACCTCCCGCCCTTCGGCGCCCGCACCCCCTACGCCGCCGCCGTGGTCGATCTCGCTGAGGGCCCGCGGATGATGACCGAGATCGTCGAGTGCGCGGAGGAGGACCTGCGGATCGGGATGGAACTGGAGGTGGCCTTCCGGGAGGAGGGCGGGGGAGTGGTGGTCCCGGTGTTCCGGCCGGTGCCGGAGGCAGACCGTCCGGCCCGGCCGCCCGGCGCATGA
- a CDS encoding TetR/AcrR family transcriptional regulator, whose amino-acid sequence MPRPPDLAKRRELLERIYDYVVRNGLSGLSLRPLAEELGTSDRMLLYYFGTKERLIAEVLAMDDRRPMPRVRDRLKTAGPPEDAAGMRRLMEEVWQLFTDPDLRASFPLHLEVMSDSLLHPERYGPVLKDIVAQWTDLLTSALLGTGVPEDRARSHATLLVGAIFGLLLAPLTNGRWDDATAAYHDLLDCLEPAWRAAR is encoded by the coding sequence ATGCCGCGCCCGCCCGATCTGGCCAAACGCCGTGAACTGCTCGAGCGGATCTACGACTACGTCGTCCGCAACGGTCTCTCCGGGCTATCCCTCCGCCCCCTCGCCGAGGAGCTGGGGACGAGCGACCGCATGCTGCTCTACTACTTCGGCACCAAGGAGCGGCTGATCGCGGAAGTCCTCGCGATGGACGACCGGCGCCCCATGCCGCGCGTCCGCGACCGGCTGAAGACCGCGGGGCCACCGGAGGACGCCGCCGGCATGCGGCGCCTGATGGAGGAGGTGTGGCAGCTCTTCACCGACCCCGACCTCCGGGCGTCCTTCCCGCTGCACCTCGAGGTGATGTCCGACAGCCTGCTCCACCCCGAACGGTACGGGCCGGTCCTGAAGGACATCGTCGCCCAGTGGACGGACCTGCTCACTTCCGCCCTCCTGGGCACCGGCGTACCGGAAGACCGCGCGCGGAGCCACGCCACCCTGCTGGTCGGCGCCATCTTCGGCCTGCTGCTGGCTCCGCTCACCAACGGCCGCTGGGACGACGCCACGGCGGCCTACCACGATCTCCTCGACTGCCTCGAACCGGCCTGGCGCGCCGCTCGCTGA
- a CDS encoding ATP-binding protein, translating to MVARAIGCLVSSPTGLRARLCRRRSAWWSRRVAACDGEPPDLSLSFRARQAVLWSRMTQPLRPLDFPRARATDREASWPLRREPASVRRARHLAVAQLDAWGLRGLPDLEETVELLVSELVTNSVRHTRGPLRLNLRVRDGRLCCEVEDTTSNGPAGGSADCWAEGGRGVGLLDALADAWGSCRTATGKTTWFELNASVPAIA from the coding sequence ATGGTTGCTCGCGCCATCGGCTGCCTCGTGTCATCCCCTACGGGGCTCCGCGCCCGGCTGTGCCGTCGTCGAAGCGCGTGGTGGTCGAGGCGGGTTGCGGCCTGCGACGGCGAACCACCGGATCTCTCCCTGTCCTTCCGTGCCCGTCAGGCGGTGCTCTGGTCCCGTATGACGCAGCCCCTGCGGCCACTGGACTTCCCTCGCGCCCGGGCCACCGACCGGGAGGCCTCCTGGCCCCTGCGGCGCGAGCCGGCCTCGGTCCGCCGGGCACGGCACCTGGCGGTCGCGCAGCTCGACGCCTGGGGGCTGCGGGGGTTGCCCGATCTGGAGGAGACCGTCGAACTCCTGGTCAGCGAGCTGGTCACCAACTCCGTGCGCCACACCCGCGGCCCCCTGCGGCTCAACCTGCGGGTTCGCGACGGCCGCCTGTGCTGCGAGGTGGAGGACACCACCAGCAACGGCCCGGCGGGCGGTTCGGCCGACTGCTGGGCCGAGGGGGGCCGGGGCGTCGGACTCCTCGACGCGCTCGCCGACGCCTGGGGCAGCTGCCGCACCGCCACCGGCAAGACGACATGGTTCGAACTCAACGCGAGCGTGCCGGCGATCGCCTGA
- the tatA gene encoding Sec-independent protein translocase subunit TatA, translating into MFRNALEPWHLVILVAVAFALFGAKRLPDTARALGKSLRILKSEARAMKDDGAETARPPASGTAPRLSASDGVGVRAAPGDPPPAGPAAARPATGEEGAH; encoded by the coding sequence ATGTTCCGCAACGCGTTGGAGCCCTGGCACCTGGTGATCCTGGTGGCCGTCGCCTTCGCGCTGTTCGGCGCCAAGCGGCTGCCGGACACCGCACGCGCCCTGGGCAAGTCCCTGCGGATCCTCAAGAGCGAGGCCAGGGCGATGAAGGACGACGGCGCCGAGACGGCCCGGCCGCCGGCGTCCGGAACCGCACCCCGGCTCTCCGCTTCGGACGGCGTCGGCGTCCGCGCCGCGCCCGGCGATCCGCCCCCCGCGGGTCCGGCCGCCGCGCGCCCGGCCACCGGGGAGGAGGGCGCCCACTGA
- a CDS encoding DUF397 domain-containing protein, giving the protein MNPDLVWFKSSYSDNEGGECVEVAYDWRTSSYSGNEGGECVEVAACPHTVHVRDSKVPGGPVLDVAPGAWAAFVATTAAPRGAG; this is encoded by the coding sequence GTGAACCCCGACCTGGTCTGGTTCAAGAGCAGCTACAGCGACAACGAGGGCGGCGAGTGCGTCGAAGTCGCCTACGACTGGCGTACCTCCAGCTACAGCGGCAACGAGGGCGGCGAGTGCGTCGAGGTCGCCGCCTGCCCCCACACCGTTCATGTCCGCGACTCCAAGGTGCCCGGCGGCCCCGTGCTCGACGTCGCCCCGGGCGCCTGGGCCGCGTTCGTCGCCACGACCGCCGCCCCGCGCGGCGCAGGGTAG
- a CDS encoding alpha/beta hydrolase: MRSRRIAPVLAVSAVAALVPALTPATASAAAAPKATTAVDPLKQYTQQKPRWKRCGARTPAGFQCATVKVPLDYARPGGKKIDIAVSRMKATGTKERRGVLLLNPGGPGGEGLDMPLFLASELPASVKKRYDLIGFDPRGVGRSSPVSCGLKNSERNWERPYKAATFDKDVKWARTVAEKCRAKGGDALVQFTTRNTARDMDVVRAVLGEKKISYLGYSYGTYLGAVYTQMYPKRTDRFVLDSAVDPQRIWRGMIQVWAEGAEPAFTRWTEWTAKRHTTYKLGDTPAKVRTTFWDLVARADRKPIDLDGTPVTGDDIRSGRAMFFDPVNAAEAVAELKKAAAGRKPAPSGGRSASPSPVPPSFARAVPSDNGDASFWAVVCADTRSWPRDPEQYRRDAIRDKARYPLYGDFASNIKPCAFWKQGPEQATRIDNKVGALVLQNEWDSQTPLASGQGLRRAMKGSRMVTVLGGEGHGIYGSKSCADKTATAYLTTGKLPAKDLTCRNTSAQRNDRLRLPLPTPPGIPGMTGAHDRF; encoded by the coding sequence GTGCGAAGCAGACGCATAGCCCCTGTTCTGGCCGTCAGCGCCGTCGCGGCCCTCGTCCCCGCGCTCACCCCCGCCACCGCCTCGGCCGCCGCTGCACCCAAGGCGACCACCGCAGTGGACCCCCTGAAGCAGTACACGCAGCAGAAGCCGCGCTGGAAGCGCTGCGGCGCCAGGACTCCGGCGGGCTTCCAGTGCGCGACGGTCAAGGTGCCACTCGACTACGCGCGGCCCGGCGGCAAGAAGATCGACATCGCGGTGTCGCGGATGAAGGCGACCGGCACCAAGGAGCGGCGCGGAGTGCTGCTCCTCAACCCCGGTGGCCCCGGCGGTGAGGGCCTGGACATGCCGCTGTTCCTGGCGAGCGAACTGCCCGCGTCGGTGAAGAAGCGGTACGACCTGATCGGGTTCGACCCGCGGGGCGTCGGCCGGAGCTCCCCCGTCAGCTGCGGACTGAAGAACAGCGAGCGGAACTGGGAACGGCCGTACAAGGCGGCGACGTTCGACAAGGACGTGAAGTGGGCCCGCACGGTCGCCGAGAAGTGCCGGGCCAAGGGCGGTGACGCGCTCGTGCAGTTCACCACCCGCAACACCGCCCGCGACATGGACGTCGTCCGCGCGGTGCTGGGCGAGAAGAAGATCTCCTACCTGGGGTACTCCTACGGCACCTACCTCGGCGCCGTCTACACGCAGATGTACCCCAAGCGGACCGACCGGTTCGTGCTGGACAGCGCCGTCGACCCGCAGCGGATCTGGCGGGGCATGATCCAGGTGTGGGCCGAGGGCGCCGAGCCCGCGTTCACCCGCTGGACCGAGTGGACCGCCAAGCGCCACACCACGTACAAGCTGGGTGACACCCCCGCCAAGGTGCGCACGACCTTCTGGGACCTGGTCGCCCGTGCCGACCGCAAGCCCATCGACCTCGACGGCACACCGGTGACCGGCGACGACATCCGCTCCGGGCGGGCGATGTTCTTCGACCCGGTCAACGCCGCGGAGGCGGTGGCCGAGCTGAAGAAGGCCGCGGCGGGCAGGAAGCCGGCGCCGTCCGGCGGGCGCAGCGCGTCGCCGAGCCCCGTCCCGCCGTCGTTCGCCCGCGCCGTGCCCTCGGACAACGGCGACGCGAGCTTCTGGGCCGTCGTGTGCGCCGACACCCGCTCCTGGCCGCGCGACCCCGAGCAGTACCGCCGCGACGCGATCCGCGACAAGGCCAGGTACCCGCTGTACGGCGACTTCGCGTCCAACATCAAGCCGTGCGCGTTCTGGAAGCAGGGGCCCGAGCAGGCCACCAGGATCGACAACAAGGTCGGCGCGCTCGTCCTGCAGAACGAGTGGGACTCCCAGACTCCGCTGGCCAGCGGTCAGGGACTGCGCCGGGCGATGAAGGGCTCCCGGATGGTCACCGTCCTCGGCGGCGAGGGCCACGGCATCTACGGCTCCAAGTCCTGCGCCGACAAGACGGCGACCGCCTATCTGACGACGGGCAAGCTCCCCGCGAAGGACCTGACCTGCCGCAACACGTCAGCACAGCGCAACGACCGGCTGCGGCTTCCGCTGCCGACGCCTCCCGGAATCCCGGGGATGACCGGGGCGCACGACCGGTTCTGA
- a CDS encoding flavin-containing monooxygenase — MPDLRDLDRTNDRPVYVIGAGPGGLAVAAALRERGVRAVVLEKSDSVGASWRGHYDRLHLHTTRRLSGLPGLPIPRRFGRWVARDDVVRYLEKYAEFHELELVTGVEVSRIEPDGSDWVLHATGGRRLTGRAVVVATGFNHTPRMPDWPGRDAFAGELLHASAYRNPAPYEGRDVLVVGVGNTGAEIAADLAGAGAARVRLAVRTAPHIVRRSTAGWPAQRTGILVRRLPVRLVDAAGRLLARIAVPDLSARGLPRPDAGLYTRVRQGAIPVQDVGLIDAVRTGRVEPVAAVESFDDAKVVLADGSRISPDTVIAATGYHRALEPLVGHLGVLDERGRPVVHGGRTPRETPGLYFTGFTNPISGMLREIALDARKIAKALSK; from the coding sequence ATGCCCGACCTCAGAGACCTCGACCGCACGAACGACCGCCCGGTGTACGTCATCGGCGCCGGACCAGGCGGCCTCGCCGTCGCCGCCGCCCTCCGGGAACGGGGCGTACGGGCGGTGGTCCTGGAGAAGTCCGATTCCGTCGGCGCCTCCTGGCGCGGGCACTACGACCGGCTGCACCTGCACACCACCCGCCGGCTGTCCGGACTCCCGGGGCTGCCCATACCGCGCAGGTTCGGCAGGTGGGTCGCCCGCGACGACGTGGTCAGGTACCTGGAGAAGTACGCCGAGTTCCACGAGCTGGAGCTGGTGACGGGCGTGGAGGTGTCCAGGATCGAGCCCGACGGCTCCGACTGGGTGCTCCACGCGACCGGCGGCCGCCGGCTGACCGGGCGGGCCGTCGTCGTGGCCACCGGCTTCAACCACACCCCCCGTATGCCGGACTGGCCCGGGCGCGACGCGTTCGCGGGCGAGCTGCTGCACGCCTCCGCGTACCGCAACCCCGCGCCGTACGAGGGCAGGGACGTGCTGGTGGTCGGGGTCGGCAACACCGGCGCGGAGATAGCGGCGGACCTGGCCGGGGCGGGAGCCGCGCGGGTGCGCCTGGCCGTGCGGACCGCCCCGCACATCGTCCGCCGCTCGACCGCGGGCTGGCCCGCGCAGCGCACGGGGATACTCGTCCGGCGGCTGCCCGTGCGGCTGGTGGACGCCGCCGGCCGGCTGCTGGCCCGGATCGCCGTGCCCGATCTGTCGGCCCGGGGGCTGCCGCGCCCCGACGCGGGCCTCTACACACGGGTCCGGCAGGGCGCCATCCCCGTCCAGGACGTGGGCCTGATCGACGCGGTCCGCACGGGGAGGGTGGAGCCGGTCGCCGCCGTCGAGTCGTTCGACGACGCCAAGGTGGTCCTGGCGGACGGCTCCCGCATATCCCCGGACACGGTCATCGCGGCCACCGGCTACCACCGGGCGTTGGAGCCGCTCGTGGGGCATCTCGGCGTGCTGGACGAACGCGGCCGGCCGGTCGTGCACGGCGGACGGACCCCGCGCGAGACCCCGGGCCTGTACTTCACCGGCTTCACGAACCCGATCAGCGGGATGCTCCGCGAAATCGCCCTGGACGCACGGAAGATAGCCAAAGCACTGTCGAAGTGA
- a CDS encoding pyridoxine/pyridoxamine 5'-phosphate oxidase, whose product MTHEPGGDATAQHFRDLLRSLKVWDTDLPSFDPDAAPAGPLPLFHRWFVEAASAGQPEPHTMTLATVDGDSRPDLRTLILHDADARGWHFASHATSAKGRQLAARPEAALGFYWPVHGRQVRVRGRVVPGTPEEAYTDLHVRSTGALAAALVGRQSEVLGSQEELLRASAAAWDRAEARPEAMAETWTVYVLVPSEVEFFQGDARRRHIRLRYRRADGADSWVRELLWP is encoded by the coding sequence ATGACGCACGAGCCCGGCGGCGACGCCACCGCACAGCACTTCCGCGACCTGCTCAGATCGCTCAAGGTGTGGGACACGGACCTGCCGTCCTTCGACCCGGACGCCGCCCCGGCCGGTCCGCTGCCGCTGTTCCACCGCTGGTTCGTGGAGGCGGCGTCCGCCGGGCAGCCCGAACCGCACACCATGACCCTCGCGACCGTGGACGGGGACTCCCGTCCCGACCTGCGGACGCTGATCCTGCACGACGCGGACGCCCGCGGCTGGCACTTCGCCTCGCACGCGACCAGCGCCAAGGGCCGCCAGCTCGCGGCCCGTCCGGAGGCCGCGCTCGGCTTCTACTGGCCCGTGCACGGCCGGCAGGTACGCGTCCGCGGCCGGGTCGTACCGGGCACCCCGGAGGAGGCGTACACGGATCTGCACGTCCGGTCCACCGGGGCGCTGGCGGCGGCGCTCGTCGGCCGGCAGAGCGAGGTCCTGGGCTCGCAGGAGGAGTTGCTGCGGGCGAGCGCGGCCGCGTGGGATCGCGCGGAAGCCCGTCCGGAGGCGATGGCGGAGACCTGGACGGTGTACGTACTCGTGCCATCCGAGGTCGAGTTCTTCCAGGGGGACGCCCGCCGCCGGCACATCCGGCTGCGCTACCGGCGGGCGGACGGGGCGGACTCATGGGTCCGGGAGTTGCTGTGGCCCTGA